The following are encoded in a window of Syngnathoides biaculeatus isolate LvHL_M chromosome 3, ASM1980259v1, whole genome shotgun sequence genomic DNA:
- the LOC133498618 gene encoding general transcription factor II-I repeat domain-containing protein 2B-like, producing the protein MASVSKKRKVDREGRRFQDKWKFEYFFTEILNNCVCLICQETVAVFKEFNIKRHYQTKHASYDKLTGNKRGEKVKQLEAVLTAQQSFFTRVHHLQLELIELQCDAEHRSRHQQLPLVNFYRQLDEGRFQAIRTFAKKMLSLFGSTYMCEKTFSVMNINKSRMRTRLSDSHLRDVLRIKTTALEPDMDYILQSRSQYHPSH; encoded by the exons atggcgtctgtaagcaaaaaaaggaaagttgaccgcgagggccgccgcttccaggacaagtggaaatttgagtattttttcactgaaatactaaacaactgtgtctgcctaatttgccaagagactgtggctgttttcaaggaattcaacatcaagaggcactaccagacgaaacatgctagctacgacaagctaactgggaacaaacgcggtgaaaaagtgaagcaactggaagctgttttaacggcacagcaaagctttttcacaagagtcc accacctgcaactggagctcattgagctgcagtgtgacgccgagcatcgcagtcggcaccaacagctccctcttgtcaacttctaccgccagctggatgaaggcaggttccaagcaattcggacatttgctaagaaaatgctgagcttgtttggctccacatacatgtgcgagaagacattctccgttatgaatattaacaagagccgcatgaggacgagactgagtgactctcacctgcgtgacgtcttgcgcatcaaaaccactgctcttgagccagacatggactacatactgcagtcaagatcccagtatcacccttcacattag